Proteins from one Pontibacter kalidii genomic window:
- a CDS encoding DUF6428 family protein, whose product MRLSEVKNILQTAEAVNFELENGAKVPEHFHVTEVGVVTKNFIDCGGTVRNEKVANFQLWDANDYDHRLKPQKLLSIIALSEKVLGMEDLDIEVEYQSETTGKYDLGFNGKDFVLQAKTTNCLAPDKCGIPVEKLKVIASGSACTPGGGCC is encoded by the coding sequence ATGAGACTATCAGAAGTAAAGAACATATTGCAAACAGCCGAGGCGGTGAATTTTGAGCTGGAAAACGGAGCTAAGGTGCCCGAGCACTTCCACGTCACGGAGGTGGGTGTGGTAACCAAGAACTTCATTGACTGCGGGGGCACCGTACGGAATGAGAAGGTAGCCAACTTCCAGCTCTGGGACGCCAATGACTATGATCACCGCCTTAAGCCTCAGAAGCTGCTGAGCATCATTGCCCTTTCAGAAAAAGTCCTGGGCATGGAGGATCTGGACATCGAGGTGGAGTACCAAAGCGAGACCACCGGCAAGTATGACCTGGGCTTTAACGGTAAGGACTTTGTTCTGCAGGCAAAGACAACCAATTGCCTTGCACCAGACAAATGTGGCATTCCCGTGGAGAAGCTCAAGGTAATAGCCTCAGGCAGTGCCTGCACACCAGGTGGCGGCTGCTGCTAG
- a CDS encoding metallophosphoesterase family protein — protein sequence MSKIALFSDIHANLPALEAFFADVEERKPDFIYCLGDLVGYNIWPNEVVDEIRKRNIPTIAGNYDFGIGRMSNECGCAYKTDQDKSNGSVSISFTNQVIKPEQRQYLRTLPAHIMVEYQLNEDRLNLLLVHGSPRKINEYLFEDREEKSLLRIMADADADIMCFGHTHKPYHRVLNSGEGGKNHFRHAINIGSVGKPKDGDNRGGYVMLTLNDNSSVLDKDSVQVEFIRFKYDFEKAARAVEESVLPNEYAENLRKGC from the coding sequence ATGAGTAAGATTGCATTGTTCAGCGACATCCACGCCAACCTGCCCGCCCTGGAGGCGTTCTTTGCCGATGTGGAAGAAAGAAAACCTGATTTCATTTACTGCCTCGGGGACCTGGTAGGCTACAACATCTGGCCAAACGAGGTGGTGGACGAGATCAGGAAGCGTAACATTCCCACTATCGCGGGGAACTATGACTTTGGTATTGGCAGGATGAGCAACGAGTGCGGCTGCGCTTACAAGACCGATCAGGACAAGTCAAACGGCTCCGTCTCTATTTCTTTCACCAACCAGGTCATAAAGCCCGAGCAGCGCCAGTACCTGCGGACGCTGCCGGCGCATATCATGGTGGAGTATCAGCTTAACGAAGACAGGCTGAACCTGCTGCTGGTGCATGGGAGCCCGAGGAAGATAAACGAGTACCTCTTCGAAGACCGGGAGGAAAAGAGCCTGCTGCGCATCATGGCTGATGCCGATGCCGACATCATGTGCTTCGGGCACACGCACAAGCCTTACCACCGGGTGCTGAACTCAGGCGAGGGTGGGAAAAACCATTTCCGCCACGCCATTAACATCGGTTCGGTGGGCAAGCCAAAGGACGGGGACAACCGGGGCGGCTATGTGATGCTGACGCTAAACGACAACAGCTCCGTGCTGGACAAAGACAGCGTGCAGGTAGAATTCATCCGCTTCAAGTATGACTTTGAGAAGGCGGCCAGAGCCGTTGAGGAGTCCGTCCTACCCAACGAGTATGCCGAGAACCTGAGAAAAGGGTGTTGA
- a CDS encoding ArsR/SmtB family transcription factor — protein MGITKAEFFTESQNKTAMVLKALGHPARVAIIEHLLKARTCVCGDIVSELPLAQATVSQHLKELKNAGIIKGTVEGNAVCYCLDERAFEHLSTYFSGLLASVKDQNSTCC, from the coding sequence ATGGGAATCACTAAAGCAGAATTTTTCACCGAGAGCCAGAATAAAACTGCCATGGTGCTGAAAGCGTTGGGGCATCCGGCGAGAGTCGCCATCATCGAGCACCTGCTCAAAGCCAGGACCTGTGTCTGCGGTGACATCGTAAGCGAACTGCCCCTGGCGCAGGCAACGGTCTCGCAACACCTGAAAGAACTCAAAAACGCTGGCATCATAAAAGGCACGGTGGAGGGCAATGCCGTCTGCTACTGCCTGGACGAGAGAGCCTTCGAGCACCTGAGCACATATTTCTCCGGCTTGCTGGCTAGCGTCAAGGACCAGAATTCAACCTGTTGTTAA